The DNA region GCGGCCAGCGCTACAACAACCGCGACCCGCGTGGCTGGCAGGCCCGCCAGGACAACCCGCGCTCGATCCGCGCCAACGCCGCCCAGCTCAATGCCTTCGAGGCCTTCGCCCCGTTCGCCGCGGGCGTCGTCATGGCCCAGCTGACCGGCGTGGCCCATGGCACCATCGCCGCCCTGGCCGTGGTGTTCGCGATCTCGCGCCTGCTGCACGGCCTGCTGTATCTGGCCGATCGGCACGCCCTGCGCAGCCTGGTCTGGGCGGTCGGCTTCGTTTGCGCGGTCGCGCTGCTGGTGCTGGCCGCATTGAAGGCGGCGGCCATCGCGCCCATCTGATTGGTCACATCGCGGCCTGCGGCGCCCACCGCGGCAGGCCCTGCTTCCGGCGCGCCGCCGGAGCACGGACATCCCCCACCCGGACCCGGCGCGTCCGGCGCAGGCGTTGCGCAAGGCTCCCCCATGAATTCCGGCGTCACCGATACCGTGCAAGCGCTAGAGAGCGGCCTGCAGCACGACGGCTTCCGCTTCGTCGAAGCCGTCACCATGCGCGAGCTGCTGGAGGCGGAGCGACCGCTGGCGGATTGGACGGCCTTCGCCGACAGCTGGAACGACCTGGGGCCGGACAACTACCTGGCCCGGCACGGCCGCGAGCGGCGGCGCCGCTACGCCGTCTACAGCGCCGGCCCCGACGGCGAGATCCG from Lysobacter silvisoli includes:
- a CDS encoding MAPEG family protein, whose protein sequence is MTLALAYWCVVFVAVLPYLWVYVAKASGQRYNNRDPRGWQARQDNPRSIRANAAQLNAFEAFAPFAAGVVMAQLTGVAHGTIAALAVVFAISRLLHGLLYLADRHALRSLVWAVGFVCAVALLVLAALKAAAIAPI